From Lactobacillus sp. PV012:
TGGAAATCCCCGGAAACCGACCAATTTTTAGCCATTGCACCAATTAATGGATTTCCAGATATGGAAGAAAATAACCCAAGTTGGAGTGAAAAATTAGGTAATAAAATTTTAGAACCAGAGCAAGAGATTGATTTAAAGACTACCATTAGCTTGAATTAATTAGTACAATGTGAGAAACCACATTGGCTTTTTTTCTTAAGAATTTTAAAGACTTTGCCACAAAAGAAGATGAGCCGCCTATCTTTGGTATAATGGTTTTGTTTTTGAGAAAGCAAAGGAAAATTATATGGATAATGACAATAAAAATCAAAAATTACCAACTCGGCAAGAATTAAGAGAGCAACGTGAAAAGAATCAACCCAAAAAGCATCATCTTGTTGCCTGGGTTGTAGGAGTGTTAGCTACAATTCTTGTGATAGCTGCTTGCTATGGTGGCTATGTTTACCATAAAACCAAAAGTGCAATTGATGAAACTTATGATCCTACCAATAAAGTTACGCAGGATAGTTTTAATGGAAAAGAAAGTTTTTCTATTTTGTTATTAGGAACTGATACAGGAGCATTAGGAAGAACAGATGTCCGCGGTAATACTGATACAATGATTATTGCGACAGTTAATCCAAAAACAAAAACTTTCAGTATGATGTCAATTCCACGTGATACAATGGCGCAAATGATTGGTACGCAAAACTTTAGTGTCCATAAGATAAATGCTGCCTATAATATCGGTGGAGCAGGTATGGCTTTAAAAACAACATCAACTCTTTTAGATGTTCCTTTAAAATACTATGTTGAAGTTAACATGGGAGGATTAGAGAAGTTAGTGGATGGTGTTGGCGGTGTTGATGTGGATGTACCGTTTACCTTTTCATATGGAGGTTACACCTTTAAAAAAGGAAAGATGCATTTAAATGGTAAGCAGGCCTTAGCCTATTCAAGAATGCGTTATGACGATCCAAGAGGAGATTACGGCCGTCAATTACGCCAACGCCAAGTAATTATGTCTATATTACAAAATAGTATGTCATTAAATACATTGAAAAATATTAATGAAGTGACTGACTCTGCTTCAAAAAGTATCCGTACTAATTTGACTTTTAATTCAATTATGAAGATTGCGAAAAACTATCGTGATTGTATTAAAAATATGAAGAGCGACTATCTTCATGGTCGTGGCGCTATGATTGGGGATGCTTCTTATCAAGTAATGAGTGACACTGAGTTACAAAGAACTTCAGACATTGTACGTAAAAGTTTGGGCTTATCACCAGTTAAATTAAATAATAACGAGACTTATCAAAATTCAAAAAATACTGATTTTGATTGGAATAGTAGCGATAGTAATCAAAAATACTATGTTTACGAACCAAATAGTGATGATTGGTGGAATGGCGATAAATTAGAGTCATAGGGGTAGTTTAAGTGAATAATTTTTGGATGTATTTTTGGTCAATTATAATTGGCTATGGATTTGGTAATATTTTATTTGCCATGATTATTGGAAAAGGTCTTTTGCACAAAGATCCTACTAAGTTTGGCTCGGATAATCCTGGAACAGCGAATATGGGAGCCGTTTTAGGCAAAAAGTGGGGAATTTTAACTTGTATTGGAGATTTAGCTAAGACATTAATTGCTTTTCTAATTGTAAGTTTTCTTTACCAGTGGAACTGGTTAGCAATTTGTTTTTGTGGTTTGGGGCTTATTTTAGGCCATTCATTTCCCATTTGGAATCATTTTAATGGGGGAAAAGGTGTTGCCGTTAGTGCCTTGTGGATTGTGTACTTCAATTGGAAACTAGGTTTTTTATGGCTAATTGTAGGATTGATTTTAGTAATTCTGATGAAGAATTTGACAATTCCACCACTTGTTTATATGTATGGGTTTAGTATAAATATTTGGATCCTTAATGGTTGGCAATATGGGGTGCTTTTCTTACTTGGAAGTTTGATTATGACTTTTAAATTTAGAAAAGACATCGTAGATTTCTTTGCTGGCAGAGGAAAAAGGGTAGATATTTTGACCACAATCAAGAAAAAATTAGGAAAAAAGGGATAAATTTGAAATAATCCCTTTTTCTTTATAAATATGTAATAATTTTAAGCTATAATAACTTAGTAATTGTCCTGAGATGATTAAATTTTAATTATGGAAGAGAAAACATGGATACAAAAAAGAAGAACACATTAACAGTGGGGCAATTTTTTGCTCTTTTGTTAGCCACATTTATAATGTTGGCACAAATTTATTCTTTTGGCGGTAGTTTAGCACGCTTTCCTTTAGGAAGTATTTTGAAATTTATTCCTACTACTGCAGAGAATGCCACAATGATTTTTGTACCAATGATTTTTGGTGCTGTTTATAGTAAAAAGAAAGTTCACCCAGCTGAAGCTTTTAGATACTGGATAATGGCTGTGGTAACTTTGGTGATTTTTTATTTAGTTTATTTCTTTAAGTCACCAAGCTCATTTACCATGTGGAAGTTATGGGGAGTATTTTTCCCAGTCTTAACTAGTACCTCTGTTTTATTAGCAGGGTTAATTTTTAGTATACTTGCGCAGCCATATATTTATGAGTTGCAAAGAAAATTAACAACAAAACAAAATGTTCTATTATTGGGATTGTTAACTTTAGTTGGCTTTGCGACTAGTGCAGGTACACTTAACTTTAAATACTCCATTTTTGGCTTATATTTCATTTTATATTTTGCCTGGGGAATGTTTTTAGTAAATACCCCCTTAAGTCAAAAAGCTAAGATATGGTCAATAATTAGTGGAATAATTTCATTTTTTGTTGTAATTATTGGGGTAGCTGGCTTTAATGGTGTTTACTGGTATCAACTTCTTTCTGGAAGAAGTGGTGGCGGATGGAATCGAAACTTTCTTAATAATCCAACCTCACCATTCTTATTTTTAGTAGTATTAGCTGTATTTTTGATTTTTATTAAATTAATTAAATCATTTACAGTTAGAGAAATGCGCTACTTAATTCCAGTAGTAGTCTTCATGCAAGCACCAATTTCTAAGAACTTTATGCTTAGCTTTAGATTTACTGGAAGTGCTGGTATTAATGAATTATTAATGATCTTATTCATGATGCTAGCTAGCTTAGGATTAGCTGTTTTATATGAAAAATACTTGTACCAAGTACGTCCAATTAGAAGAGTCTTAATTGATTTAAGTAAGCAAGATAATTTAGCTGAAGTTATTCAATTGGCTTGGAAGAACTTTACTAATTGGATTAAGCAACACCATGTAAAAGTTCTTACGTGGAGCTGGTTCTACATCTTGAGTTTCCTTTCATTTTTAATTGAATCTGATAACTTAAGAATTCAAATTACTACTGCAACTGATATTAATGCAGTTATTTTCTTACTAGGAACAAGATTCTTTGCAATTATTTTAACAACCATCTTTTTAGATGCCTTGTTTTCAATTTTCTACTTTATTACTACAAGATATTGGACTTCCACTATTTTAGTAAGTGTAATTACAATTGGTTGGGCTATTGCAAATAAGGTTAAATTAAACTTACGTGGAGAACCAATTTATCCAAGTGAATTAAGTGAGGCAACTAACTTTAAGACTTTAGCACCAATGGTGGGAAATCAATTACTAATTGTAATTGGAATTGCCTTGGTAATCGTCATTGCACTGGATATTTACTTAGAAGTTAAACATCCAATTAAGAAAAAGGGATCCTGGAAGAGACGTGGAATTTGGGCCTTACTAAGCTTATTACTCTTTTTGACTCCATTACGATTTAACCATGATGGTGGAATTATTTACTACATTAATCGTGGTTTTGACAACAAACAATCTTTCAGAAACCCAGAAAGAGATATCCAGATTAATGGACCTGTTTTAAACTTTTTAAACTATATTGACCTGCAAGTAATGAATAAGCCAGAAAATTATTCTGCCGCTACAATTCAACACCTAAATGAGAAGTATAGTAAAGTTGCAGCTGAAATTAATAAGACTCGTAAGAATGATTTAAGTAAGCAAACTATCGTCTTTAATTTGAGTGAAAGTTTTGTTGATCCATATACAATTCCAACTATTAAGATTGATAAGTCAGCACCAAATCCAGTGAAATTTATTCAATCAATGGAAAGCAGAGCTACTTATGGTAATATGCTTAGCGCAGGTTATGGTGGTGGTACTGCCAATATGGAATGGGAGACTTTGACTGGACTTAATATGGGGATGTTCAAGACAACATTGACGCCATATGTTCAAGTTGTGCCTAAGTATAAGTACTATCCAACAATTGGAATGGACTTTGGTATGAAGTCAGCAATCCACCCATTTATTGGTAGTTATTACTCACGTGTCGAAGACTATAAACGCTTTAAGTTTGATAAGTTTGCTTATGTTGGTTCTAAGTACAAGATTATTGATCAAAAGAAACTTGGTAAAAGTACTTATAACTCTGATTTCACCACTTATGCTAATGGAATTAAACAGATTAATTCTGAAAAGGGTGGACAATTCATTAACTTGATCTCTATTCAAAACCACATGCCATATAATAACTGGTATCCAAATAATGAATATATGGGTAAGATTTCAGGTGAGTTATTTAACAGTAGTGCTGTTAAGGAACAAATTGCTACCTATGTAAAAGGTGTTCAATATACTGACCAGGCAGTTAAGAAGTTTATTGGTCAAATTGATAAGATTAATAAACCAATTACTATTGTCTTTTACGGCGATCACTACCCAAGTATTCTTTCACAAAGTTATACTTCGAAGTACCCAGTTCAAATGCACTCAACGCGTTACTTTATTTACTCTAATAAGTACGCTAGAGAACATGGGGCAAAAGCTAAGTTAACTAATAAGACTAACTATGTAAATACTAGTGATTTCATTGCATTGATGCTAGAACAAACCAATTCAAAGGTTACTCCATATCAAGCGCTCTTAACCGAAGTACATGAAAAATTACCTGCAATTACAATCAATTATGAAGGTGATAAAGGCTTTGAATTAATTGATCAAAAAGGTAATAAAGTTGATCCGAAGACTTTGACTTCAGATCAACAAGCACTTTTGAGAGATTATGAAGAAGTTCAATATGATATGACAGCTGGTCAAGCTTATGGCTTAAAAGCAAAAGGTTTTTATAAATAGAAAAAGATGATTTGTCATTCGACAAATCATTTTTTGTCATTCGACAAATCATTTTTTGTTATCTAGTTGACTAATCTTCAAAAAGTAAGTAATATCATAGTTATAGAAGTAGTTGCTTGATTCAGAGTTCAGAGAACTAGCGGTAGGTGAAAGCTAGGCAGGTCAAGGTTTAAACGAAATACGATGGAGTTGTTTCCTTAAAGACAGATGAGAGGCATAGGTAATATGCAAATGTGGGTGGTACCACGGCTAAATTAGTAATTAAGTCGTCCCTAGTCTATTCGACTAGGGACGTTTTTTATGGAGGAAATTATGGCAAAATTTGATATCTTAGAAGACTTACAATGGCGTGGAGCTATTAATCAAGAAACTGATGCAGAAGGATTACGTGATTATTTAAAAGAACATGATGATTTGGCCTTATACTGTGGAACTGATCCAACTGGTGATTCACTTCACATCGGTCACTTAATTCCCTTTATGATTTTGAAGAGATTCCAATTAGCAGGTTATCACCCAGTAATTATTATTGGAGGGGGAACTGGCGCAATTGGTGATCCTTCTGGTCGTAAAACTGAAAGAACTCTTCAAAGTGCAGAACAAGTTCATAAAAATGAAGAAGCTTTAACTGCTCAAATGAAGAAGCTTTTTGGTACAGAAAACTTTGAGATTGTGAACAACAATGAGTGGCTCGGTAAGATGAATTTGGTTGACTTTTTACGTGATTACGGAAAGTATTTCCAAATTAATAACATGTTAAACAAAGATGTTGTGGCTTCTCGTTTAGAAAACGGAATTTCGTTTACTGAGTTCACTTACCAAATTTTACAAGCGATTGATTTTTACCACTTAAATAAAGACCACAATGTTCAACTTCAAATTGGTGGTAGTGACCAATGGGGAAATATTACTGCTGGGATCGATTTAATTCATAAATTAGAAGGAAATGATAAGAAGGCTTTCGGCTTAACAATTCCATTAATGCTTAAAAGCGATGGTACTAAATTTGGTAAATCTGCTGGTGGTGCGGTATGGCTCGATCCTGAAAAGACAAGTCCATTTGAATTTTATCAATTCTGGCTCAATCAAGATGACCGAGATGTAATCAAATACTTGAAGTACTTTACTTTCTTATCACGTCAAGAAATTGAAGAGCTTGAAGAAAGTGTAGAAAAGGAACCTTGGAAGCGTAAAGCTCAAAAACGCTTGGCAGAGGAAGTTACAAAGTTTGTTCATGGTGAACAAGCGCTAAAAGAAGCTCAATATATCACTGATGCTTTATTTAGTGGAGAAATTAAAGATTTAACTACTGAACAAATTGAACAAGGATTTAAGAACGCACCGAGTGTAGAAGCAGAAAATGAAAGTAAAAATTTAATTGATTTCTTAGTTGATACTAAGATTGAACCTTCTAAGCGTCAAGCTCGTGAAGATGTAAAGAATGGTGCAATTTATGTTAATGGGGAACGTATCCAAGATATGGATTACACTGTAAATCCGGCTGATAACTTTGATGGTAAATTTGTAATTATTAGAAAAGGTAAAAAGAAATATACTTTAGTGAGAATTAAATAATAAAAAAGATTGGAATTTTCCAATCTTTTTAATTTTCATTTATAAAAATCTTGTTTATTAAAAGTTTTTAGCTTATACTTACAATAAGATTAAAAAATAGATAAAAATTAATAATTTACAAGAAAGGGGTTAGTAAGGATGAGACCCAAAAAGCTTATTGCCAGCATTGGTATATTGTGTATGGCAGCAATTGGCGTAAGTGCGTGTAGTTCTTCCAATTCATCAACAAGTAGTAAGAAACAAGAAATAACATGGATGGATGCAGCTGAAATTCCAACAATGGATATTTCAAAAGCTACTGATAACACTAGTTTTAATCAATTAAATAATGTTATGGAAGGATTATATCGCTTAGGAAAAGATGAAAAAATTGAGAATGCTTTAGCTACTAAAACGCAAGTATCACAAAATGGTAAAAAGTGGGTCTTTACTTTACGTAAGTCTAAGTGGTCTGATGGTAGTCCTCTAACTGCCAAAGATTTTGTTTATTCTTGGCGCAGAACTGTAAATCCAGCAACTGGGTCACAATATGCATATCTATTTGAAGGGATTAAGAATGCTACAGCTATTACTGCAGGTAAAAAGCCAGTTTCGAGTTTGGGAGTAAAGGCAGACGGTAAATACAAACTTGTAGTAACACTTGATAAACAAATTCCTTATTTCAAACTTTTGATGGGATTTCCATTATTTTTCCCACAACAAGAAAAAATGGTAAAATCTGCTGGTTCAAAATATGGAACAGCTTCAAAATATCTTGCCTATAATGGACCTTTTGTGCAAAGTGGTTGGTCAGGATCTAACTTATCTTGGAAGTTAAAAAAGAATAAGAACTACTGGGATAAAAAAGCTGTCAAGCTAAATACAATTAATTACTCAGTACAAAAGACAACTTCAACAGCGTATAATATGTATCAATCTAACTTGTTAGATGCAACTGCATTAGATTCGGAACAAAGTAAGCATTTGAAAGAAAATCCTGGTTACACAGTACGTAATAGTGCTTCAACATTTTATTTACAATATAATCAAGCTAAGCTCAAAGCTTTAAGAAATGTTAAATTACGTCGTGCTATCTCAATGGCTATCGATCGTCAAAGTTTAACCAAAATTTTAGGTGGAGGTAATACTGCAGCAAATAGTTTAACAGCTAAAAATTTGGCTAAAGTTGATGGAGTAGACTTTTCATCTACAATTTCAGATAATGGTTATGATTCGTACAATCCAACTAAGGCTAAAAAATTATTTAAGCAGGCGCTAAAGGAATTAGGAGTAAAAAATATCAGTTTAACAATTCTTTCTGATGATACTGACTCAGCTAAGAAGACAACTGAAACCCTTCAAAGTCAGCTTGAATCAACTTTATCAGGATTAAACATTAAAACCCAGAATGTGCCTTTTAAGACTCGATTAAGTCGTTCAACAGCTGGCGATTTCGATATTGTCGTTTCAGCTTGGGGAGCAGATTTTGCAGATCCAATCTCTTTTGATGATTTATTTACTTCAAATAATGCAAATAATAATGGTAAATGGAAAAATAAGGAATACGATCGCTTAATTGAGGCTTCTAAGAATACTATTAATCAAAAACAACGTTGGCAAGATCTAAGACAAGCAGAAAACTTATTGCTAGATCAGCAAGGAGTTTCTCCACTTTACTACCAAGGTCAAGCTTGGTTAGTACGTCCAACAATTAAAGGGATTATTTACAATTCTGCTGGAGCAAAGTATAATTTTAAGAATGCGTACGTTGAAAAAAATTAAACTGACACTGTAAGAAATTAGGACTAGTTTTCTAATTTTTCTTAGGGTGAGGATTAATTAAAGGAGAACTTATGGCAAAGTTTATATTAAAACGTGTATTTTATATGTTTCTAACACTCTTCATTGTAGCTACGGCAACTTTCTTTTTGATGAAAGCAATGCCTGGCTCACCTTATGCCAATGAAGCAAAAATGACTCTCACCCAGCGTCATATTATGGATGAACAATATGGTTTAAATAAACCAGTAATTGTTCAATATTTAATTTATTTAGGTTCGATGTTCAAAGGAGATTTTGGAACATCTTTCCAATATGCAAATCAATCAGTTTCAAGTTTGATCTTTCCAAGATTAGCTGTCTCTATGCAACTTGGATTGCAAGCAATGGTTTTAGGTGTGGTAGTAGGAGTATTGTTAGGAGCTATTGCTGCTATTAAACAAGGGACTTGGGCTGATTCAGGTGCAACAGTTTTGGCTATTATCGGACGCTCTGTGCCTAACTTTGTTTTAGCAGTTATTTTACAATACTACATTGGATTAAAACTCGGTTGGTTCCCAATTGCAGGTTGGGGCTCATTTTCACAAACAGTTTTACCTACAATTGCTCTAGCAGTGGCACCAATGGCCGAAACTGAACGATTTGTTAGAACAAGTATGGTTGATAATATGAATCAAGATTATGTTGAACTAGGTCGTGCAAAAGGTTTTAGTAGAATGGAAGTTGTCCGTAAGCACGTAATGCGTAATAGTATGATCCCAATTGTAACTTTACTTGGGCCTTATACTGTGGCTTTGATGACTGGTTCAATGGTTATTGAAAATATTTTTAATATTCCAGGTATTGGTGAACAATTTGTTAAGTCAATTTTGACTAATGACTATCCAACAATCATGGGAGTAACCATGGTATATTCAATTGGTTTAGTAGTAGTATTATTGATTACAGATATCATTTATGGATTAATTGATCCACGTATTAGATTACAAGGAAACGAGGGATAAGTAATGGAAGATAATCAACATTTAGATGCCGATTCTTTTGCACCACTTGCACCAGAGCAAGCACAAAGCAATGAAAATATTGTTGGTCCATCTCTTACCTTTGGTCAAAGTGTGTGGATGGAATTAAAGAAAAGAAAGTCTGCAATTATATCTGGGATTGTAATTATTGTAATGGTACTAGTAGCCTTTGGTTCAACCCCTTTTATTAATAACAATACTTTAGTTAAATCCCAACCGCAATATGCTAACTTACCGGCAAAAGTTCCAGGTTTTAATGCCATTAACGGTCTTAATGGTAAATTAAAAGAAAATGGAAAATGGGTTGATGTATATGCTGAAAATGGAGTACCAAAGAATAAGTACTTTATTGCAGGAACAGATTATTTAGGACGTCCACTTGCTCCAAGAATTATTTATGGGACTAAGATTTCTTTAATCGTAGCCTTTGTGGCAGCAATTTTTGACCTAACAATTGGGGTTATCTATGGAATAATTTCCGGTTGGAAAGGTGGCGCTGTTGATAATACTATGCAGCGAATAATTGAAATTATTTCTTCAATCCCTAACTTAGTTATTGTAGTTTTGATGTTAGTCGTTTTAAAACCAGGGATGATGTCAATTATTTTGGCAATTGCAATTTCATCTTGGACAACGATGGCGCGACAAATCCGGGCTGAAACCCTAACTTTGAAAAATCAAGAATACGTTTTAGCTGCCAAAAACTTAGGACAATCTGGCTGGAAAATTGCCTGGAAACACTTAGTTCCAAACTTATCAAGTTTAATTATTATTCAAATGATGTACACAATCCCAACCGCAATTTTCTTTGAAGCATTCTTAAGTTTCATTGGGATTGGTATCTCCGCTCCACAAACTTCATTGGGAGTTTTGCTTAATGAAGGACAAAAGAATTTCCAATTCTTACCATATCAAATGTGGTTCCCAGCAATTGTATTATGTATTTTAATGATTGCATTTAACTTATTAGGTGATGGATTACGTGATGCATTTGATCCAAAGACTAGAAGGTAGGTAAAAATGGCTGAAAATGTTTTAGATGTAAAAAATTTAAAAATTAACTTTAATACATACGCTGGTAAAGTAAAAGCCATTCGTAATGTTTCTTTTAGCTTAAAACCAGGTGAAACCTTGGCAATCGTAGGTGAATCTGGTTCTGGTAAGTCAGTAACTACTAGAAGTATCATGGGTTTACTTGCCCCAAATGCAGAAATCGCTGGTGGTGAAATTAATTTTCATGGGAAAAATCTTTTAGAAAATAAAGAGAAAGATTGGCGTCATATTCGTGGAAATGAAATTGCAATGATTTTCCAAGATCCAATGACTTCCCTTGATCCGACAATGAAAATTGGCCAACAAATTGCCGAGCCACTAATTAAACATAAAGGCGCAAGTAAAAAAGAAGCTTGGGCTAAGGCTTTGGAAATGATGAAAGCAGTTGGTATTCCTGATGCTGAAAAAAGAATTAATCAATATCCGCACCAATTTTCAGGTGGGATGCGTCAAAGAATTGTGATCGCAATTGCTTTGATTTGTGAACCAGAAATATTATTAGCTGATGAGCCAACTACTGCTCTTGATGTGACAGTACAAGCAGAAATTTTGGACTTAATGAAAGATTTACAAAAGAGAGTTAAGACTTCAATTATTTTTATTACCCACGATTTGGGAGTGGTTGCTGGAATTGCAGATCGAGTAGCAGTAATGTATGCCGGCGAAATTTTAGAATATGGAACAGTAGAAGAAATCTTTTATCATCCACAACACCCATATACTTGGGGATTAATGAACTCTATGCCAACTCTTGCAAGTGAAGAGCTAGAATCAATTCCAGGGACCCCTCCTGACTTACTGGATCCTCCTAAAGGAGATCCTTTTGCACCAAGAAATAAATATGCAATGAAAATTGATGTTGAGAAAAAACCACCATATTATAAAGTGACTGATTCTCATTATGCAGCTACTTGGTTATTGCATCCAGATGCTCCTAAAGTTACCCCGCCAAAAGAAATTTTGCGTCGCTGGAAAAAATACGACGAGAAACACTCTAAAAAGGAGGAAAGCTAATGGACGAGAAAAAAAAGATTTTAGAAGTAAAAAATTTAAAGCAATACTTTAAGTCTGGTTCAAACACTGTTAAAGCAGTTGATGATGTTAGCTTTCATATTTATGAAGGAGAAACTTTTGGTTTAGTAGGAGAATCTGGTTCTGGTAAAACTACTACAGGAAGAAGTATCTTGAAGTTATATGAACCAACTGCTGGAGAAATCATTTTTGAAGGTAAGAATATTCATGACTTAAAAAAACGGAAAGATCTTCTTTCATTTAGAAGGGATGCACAGATGATTTTCCAAGACCCTTACGCATCTTTAAATCCAAGAATGACTGTTGAAGATATTATTGGAGAAGGTCTGGATATTCATGGTTTAGTTAAAAATAAGGCAGAACGTCGTGCACGTGTTGAAGCTTTACTAGATGAAGTAGGATTAGATAAAAAACATGCCACTAGATTTCCTCATGAGTTCTCCGGTGGTCAACGCCAAAGAATTGGGATCGCACGTGCGTTAGCTGTAGAACCTAAATTTATCGTAGCTGATGAACCTATTTCTGCTTTGGATGTTTCTATTCAAGCCCAAGTTGTTAACTTAATGAAAGAATTGCAGCAAAAGCAAGGACTAACCTACCTCTTTATTGCCCATGATTTATCAATGGTTAAATTTATTTCTGATCGAATTGGAGTCATGCGTTACGGAAAGCTACTTGAAGTAGGACCTGCTGATGATGTTTACAATAATCCTCTTCATCCATATACACAAAGTCTCATCTCAGCGGTTCCGATTCCAGATCCTGAAATTGAAAAAAATCGCAAACGAATTGATTATGATGGTAATTTGGAAAGTGATGGCCAAGAAAGAACGCTTCATGAAGTAGTTCCTGGTCGATTTGTTCGTTGTACTGATGAAGAAGTAGAGCATTATCGTCAATTAGCTTTGAATAACTAAGAATCCATCCATGAAGATGGATTTTTTTATTATGTGGTAAAATATAGGTGCTGCTTTAGCTCAGCAGGTAGAGCACCGCCGTGGTAAGGAGGAGGTCCCCAGTTCAAATCTGGGAAGCAGCTTTGAAAGAAGGAAAGAAAATGAGACATGAATTATCTTTTGAAGAAATAGCACAATTTCAGCAAGATTTTGAGGCAAGTAAGCAAAATAAACTTGCTACTTTGGCTGTAGTAAATAATGGTGTGAAAAAGGCTAGTTTGAATGAAGCGGCTGTAAGGAGTTTAAATCGAACTTTTTCAATTGAAATTCCTACAGATAATGTTACTGATCAAAAGCAATCCGGAAGATGTTGGCTTTTCGCTACTTTGAATGTTTTGAGACATCAATTTGCCAAAAAATATCAAGCAAAGAATTTTACCTTTTCACAAGCTTATTTATTTTTCTGGGATCGTATTGAGCGCGCAAATATCTTTTTTAATAATATTATCGCAACTGCTGATAAAGATTTAGATGATCGTACTGTTCATTCTTATTTTCAGGCACCAGATACAGATGGTGGTCAATGGCATATGGCGATTTCTTTGATTAGAAAATATGGATTGGTTCCTACTTATGCTTATGGTGAAAGTTTTACTGCCAATAATACTGCTAGTTTTAACCAAGCTTTGAATATGAAATTACGTGAAGATGGTTTGGTGTTAAGGAAATTAGTTCAAGCTGGAAAAGATAAAGAAGTAGAGCAAAAACGCCAAGAATTCTTGAGTGAAGTCTATCGGATGGCAGTTATTGCTTTTGGCGAACCAGTAAAAAAGTTTGACTTAGAATTCAAAAATGATAAAGGTGAGTACCTTTTTGAGGAAAATTTAACTCCTCAAGATTTCTTTAGAAATTATTTGATAGATGATTTGGATGACTATGTCGTCTTATTTAATGCTCCTGATCATGAATATGATAAATTATATGCTTTACCATTTGAAGATAACGTTGAAGGTGGCACTCCAGTGCAGTTCTTAAATACTAAAATTGAAAATCTTAAGGAGGCAGCAATTGCTCAATTGAAGGCTGGTGAAACACTGTGGTTTGGATGTGATGTAGGTAAACAAAGTGACCGCCAACAAGGAATCTTAGCAGCTGATCTGTATGATACTGATTTAATATTTGATATTGAGACTAAACTTTCTAAAAAAGAGCGTCTCCAAACGGGAGCAAGTGGTTCAACTCATGCTATGACTTTTGTTGGAGTAGATGTAGTTAATGGCAAGCCGCGTC
This genomic window contains:
- a CDS encoding ABC transporter permease; amino-acid sequence: MEDNQHLDADSFAPLAPEQAQSNENIVGPSLTFGQSVWMELKKRKSAIISGIVIIVMVLVAFGSTPFINNNTLVKSQPQYANLPAKVPGFNAINGLNGKLKENGKWVDVYAENGVPKNKYFIAGTDYLGRPLAPRIIYGTKISLIVAFVAAIFDLTIGVIYGIISGWKGGAVDNTMQRIIEIISSIPNLVIVVLMLVVLKPGMMSIILAIAISSWTTMARQIRAETLTLKNQEYVLAAKNLGQSGWKIAWKHLVPNLSSLIIIQMMYTIPTAIFFEAFLSFIGIGISAPQTSLGVLLNEGQKNFQFLPYQMWFPAIVLCILMIAFNLLGDGLRDAFDPKTRR
- a CDS encoding ABC transporter ATP-binding protein; the protein is MAENVLDVKNLKINFNTYAGKVKAIRNVSFSLKPGETLAIVGESGSGKSVTTRSIMGLLAPNAEIAGGEINFHGKNLLENKEKDWRHIRGNEIAMIFQDPMTSLDPTMKIGQQIAEPLIKHKGASKKEAWAKALEMMKAVGIPDAEKRINQYPHQFSGGMRQRIVIAIALICEPEILLADEPTTALDVTVQAEILDLMKDLQKRVKTSIIFITHDLGVVAGIADRVAVMYAGEILEYGTVEEIFYHPQHPYTWGLMNSMPTLASEELESIPGTPPDLLDPPKGDPFAPRNKYAMKIDVEKKPPYYKVTDSHYAATWLLHPDAPKVTPPKEILRRWKKYDEKHSKKEES
- a CDS encoding ABC transporter ATP-binding protein; translation: MDEKKKILEVKNLKQYFKSGSNTVKAVDDVSFHIYEGETFGLVGESGSGKTTTGRSILKLYEPTAGEIIFEGKNIHDLKKRKDLLSFRRDAQMIFQDPYASLNPRMTVEDIIGEGLDIHGLVKNKAERRARVEALLDEVGLDKKHATRFPHEFSGGQRQRIGIARALAVEPKFIVADEPISALDVSIQAQVVNLMKELQQKQGLTYLFIAHDLSMVKFISDRIGVMRYGKLLEVGPADDVYNNPLHPYTQSLISAVPIPDPEIEKNRKRIDYDGNLESDGQERTLHEVVPGRFVRCTDEEVEHYRQLALNN
- a CDS encoding peptide ABC transporter substrate-binding protein; its protein translation is MRPKKLIASIGILCMAAIGVSACSSSNSSTSSKKQEITWMDAAEIPTMDISKATDNTSFNQLNNVMEGLYRLGKDEKIENALATKTQVSQNGKKWVFTLRKSKWSDGSPLTAKDFVYSWRRTVNPATGSQYAYLFEGIKNATAITAGKKPVSSLGVKADGKYKLVVTLDKQIPYFKLLMGFPLFFPQQEKMVKSAGSKYGTASKYLAYNGPFVQSGWSGSNLSWKLKKNKNYWDKKAVKLNTINYSVQKTTSTAYNMYQSNLLDATALDSEQSKHLKENPGYTVRNSASTFYLQYNQAKLKALRNVKLRRAISMAIDRQSLTKILGGGNTAANSLTAKNLAKVDGVDFSSTISDNGYDSYNPTKAKKLFKQALKELGVKNISLTILSDDTDSAKKTTETLQSQLESTLSGLNIKTQNVPFKTRLSRSTAGDFDIVVSAWGADFADPISFDDLFTSNNANNNGKWKNKEYDRLIEASKNTINQKQRWQDLRQAENLLLDQQGVSPLYYQGQAWLVRPTIKGIIYNSAGAKYNFKNAYVEKN
- the opp3b gene encoding oligopeptide ABC transporter permease, which produces MAKFILKRVFYMFLTLFIVATATFFLMKAMPGSPYANEAKMTLTQRHIMDEQYGLNKPVIVQYLIYLGSMFKGDFGTSFQYANQSVSSLIFPRLAVSMQLGLQAMVLGVVVGVLLGAIAAIKQGTWADSGATVLAIIGRSVPNFVLAVILQYYIGLKLGWFPIAGWGSFSQTVLPTIALAVAPMAETERFVRTSMVDNMNQDYVELGRAKGFSRMEVVRKHVMRNSMIPIVTLLGPYTVALMTGSMVIENIFNIPGIGEQFVKSILTNDYPTIMGVTMVYSIGLVVVLLITDIIYGLIDPRIRLQGNEG